The DNA segment TACAGTTTTAATAGCATTGCCACATCTTTTTCATGGGGATTGTTTGACCCTGCCCTTTATGTCATTGTCTATTGACTGTGAAACATTTTCTTAGTTAACATATTAGAGTGTGTTAATTGGAACAACTAGTGATAGGCTAATGGTATAGAAGTATACAGTTTTAATAGCATTGCCACATCTTTTTCATGGGGATTGTTTGACCCTGCCCTTTTCGTCATTGTCTATTGACTGTGAAACATTTTCTTAGTTAACATATTAGAGTGTGTTAATTGGAACAACTAGTGATAGGCTAATGGTATAGAAGTATACAGTTTTAATAGCATTGCCACATCTTTTTCATGAGGATTGTTTGACCCTGCCCTTTTACGTCATTGTCTATTGACTATGAAACATTTTCTAAGTTAACATATTAGAGTGTTTTAATTGGAACAACTACATGTGTAGTGTTAGGCTAATGATATAGAAGTATACAGTTTTATTAGCATTGTCATATCTTTTTCATGGGGATTGTTTGACCCTGCCCTTTACGTCATTGTCTATTGACTATGAAACATTTTCTTAGTTAACATATTAGAGTGTGTTAATTGGTCAGTTTAAGGGGAACAAGTAGTGATAGTAGTATAGACATTGTCATGGTTTTTTTCACAAGCATTGTTTGACCCTGTCCTTTACGTCATGGTCTACTGACTTTTCCAAAGCCCTCAGATCAGTTGTCACTAAAAATTGACTGTCCTTTTACCTTGCATGGTTCATGAATAAGTATTAAGTCACCATGACTTAATTTACTTTTTCTTGggttatactgtaaattcagaaattaatgggaggtttttattattgcaaaaaatgtgactgagttgtaaacgcaataatttaaacttgcattttgaaatattttatatgaatttaacaggatttttccaaaaattgtaaaaattaaaattgcatttaagtctaaaatgacaaaatcgcaataataattgcacacaataatttctgaatttgcagTACTCAGATAAATTAGAGAtcaaagaggaacgaaagatatcaaagggacagtcaaactcataaatctaaaaaaaaatgacaacaccatggctaaaaaagaaaaagacaaagacaaacagacaaacaatagtacacatcacacaacatagaaaactaaagaataaacaacacgaaccccaccaaaaactagtggTTATCTCAGGTGCACcgtaagggtaagcagatcctacttcacatgtggcacccgtcgttttgcttatgtgataacaaatccggtaaatagtcttaattcGGATGGtgacattcatgaaagggaaggggattgtagttacgatgtAAGGAACATTTCCGatttcatttgtgaaacggttattccataacagtcaactaAATGTTCAGCTATATGAGACAAAGGAATAAATGGAAAATAActctcatattcctgacttagaacaggcaTTTCAGAGAAAATGAAGTTTTGAACCTTGTTGATAGCTAGGCTAAGCTCTGACTTCTAAGATATTGATAATTGTTCcatcatattgaaatatttgtaagagTAATTCAAACCAACataatttgtttatgtaacaatTATTGGGATCCCTCAGCAAAAATTGTGTTAACATATATCATAGACTTATACACCACAATATGTTGTCTGTTAAACCACTCTTATATTGCTTTGACTGTTCCTGTACTTTCTCTATGGTTGGAAATAAAACAGGTGATGTaagaacaagagtgcacacgctgaaatgtctcgccttctttactaatcattgatattatgttgatagccggaaatataaagctttattacaactgtcacatgaactcaacattaaccaagaaaacgaaacattgatcaatgaaccatgaaaatgaggtcaaggtcagatgaaccatgccaggcagacatgtacagctaacaattcttcaatacaacaaatatagttgacctattgcttataaattaagaaaaacagaccaaaacacaaacacttaacatttagcaatggactgtgaaaatgaggtcaaggtcaaataaaatctGTGTAACAgacatatctataatactaaaattacgaggtccaatttgtcagccgtcatcacgtaaaaaggacgaatcaaagaattcaactttatatgtAAGTAATATAGTACAGAGGTGTAGAATAAAAATTACACTACTTCAGGcctttttgttttccacgtaattaatattgccaataattaagaagttccgggtcgagttcgataccgataccaatagtattactaatatattcacctgttacctattaccttatatgtacgttccgcatctgacgggagcaccaccaaacggtgtatttaggattaatatgctatatacacgggtcataatcacaggatTGACACTACTAAATAATCAAATTGTTAGCTATTGTAGTATGTTAATCAagaagactttctaagataacaatacgaagaatactaaaaatctggacgtaaaataaggcgtatagatacagttttcaatttgttagcaggcatgacgtaaaacagcgaatcaaataattcaactttatttataagtaatataGTACAATGCCGTTGTttaaaaaatactctatttcagGACCTTTtctttccaaataattaatattatcaataattgataagttccagttcgacgggttcaaacagaaagctagatttgaaagcagagaaaactgtgtatcttataatcggcatgactttctCAGATgaaaaataaggcttgcgcatagttatgtatactttaattcagtcacggacccgcgatatcacgggtgtgttctagtagatcataaaatatttccatacaccaaatatagttgacctaatgcataaagtataagaaaaatagaccaaaactcaaaaacttaactttgaccattgaaccatgaaaatgtagtcaaggtcaaatgacacctgtcagttagacatgtacaccttacaatcattccatacaccaaatatagtagacctattgcataaagaataagaaaaacagaccaaaacacaaaaacttaacattaaccactgatccatgaaatgaggtcgaggtcaagtgaaaactgtctgatgggCATGAAGACCTTGCtaggtatgcacataccaaatatagttatccaattacttataataagagagaattaaacattacacaaattcttaactttttttttcaagtagtcactgaacaatgaaaatgaggtcaaggacattggaaaAGTGACTGACAGAAAAttcataacatgaggcatctatttacaaagtatgaagcatccaggtcttctaccttctaaaatataaatcttgtaagaagttagctaacgctgctgccggatcactatccctatgtcgagctttctgaaacaaaagatgcaggctcgacaaaaatcacaTGACAGGTGATGGTAAAATTATAAGAATTGACCAGTGATACAAGAATAATCATGTGACAACTCAGGTTTGAACAATCACAACACCAGTGGCAAGAATAATCAAATGACTAATGCAGAAAGAAACATCACATGCCAGGTGCTTCTAAAATTGCATTAAATATTTACTTGTGAAATTATTAACGTTTAGTTCATTTTGTTGTATATTGCTATGTTTGTTATCTAAGAATCGaatctttaaatgaattaattCACTAATACATTAAAGACCATAACAATTATTACAATCGCTCtgtatatcaaattttattatttattaaaaggtAACCAAAAAGATTTCATTTAGTCCTAGTACAACTAATATGTGATCACTAATCAATCATGttcaaaatcatattaaataatgttatatatCTTTGGATATTTCCACTTCATATATCTTTGCATTGTTTACACTTAGTAATGGTGTAGAGCATCCAATGAGAAGTTTTCCTGGTTCAATGACAACCATTGAAGATGGTCCCATTACTCCAGCATCCATTGTATTGCAGTAGAATAGAAGATGACCACAATTATCCAAAATGTGTAGTGTGTTATTTGTCATGTCTGATAcaataatattgtcattttttgtaGCCACTATGTTTGCTGGTTTAAATGGATGATTCTTAGAATTAATATCAGCATGCCCAGAATAGATATTAACAACAATTCCTTTCTCAAGGATAACTACTCTTCCTCTGAAGTCCTTTGTATACCTGTCTATAATGTGGATGTTCTCATTGTTTGTAGTGGTTATATAAGTTGGATCTTTTAGCAAAGGTTCATTGTTTTTGTCCAATTCATACTTGGCTTGATGGTTTCCATCAATATCCATCACCATGACAACACCTCCACCAGAGACTGAGTAGTCTATTGGTAACTTCTTTATAGCTCCTACTATCAGTTGGTTTTCTCTATTGATATGGATTGTATCTACTTTGTatgattgaaaattatatttcgaaatagttagtttttttgtgttctCATTTAGAATCGTTAAATTTGAAGTTTGATTAGAAACAAGAAGATCACCATTTCTAGTCAGTGCTATATTAAATGCATAATCCTTTACTTCTAGTAGAACTTTCAAAGAACTGTCAGGTTGTAATGTTACTTTCTGTATGGTTTCTGGATTATTAGAGGAATGTATCCAGAAACTTTTCCCAGAGCTTTGTAATATTTGAGAAACTATAGGTAATTCTGTAATGTACTCTTTAATGGCTTTTATTCTAATTAGTTTATCTTCATGAACTTTATCTTGAATTGATCCGAAATAAGACTTAACAATCTGTCCTGATTCAAATCTTTGCAGTTGACTTTGATTCAGATTAATGTTTGGTATCTCCTTTACATCTTCAAGGGATTTGGTATCTTCAAAGAACTTTTTCAAATCCTTAATACTtgttgtatcttctattacttGTATTTTGATAGTCAGATACTGTTCAAATTTTTTAACCTTGCTACTTTCAGCTTCAATAGCATCCTCTTTCAGTCTCCATCGTTTATTAATTTCACCTCCCAGCTCTTCAGCAAACTGCTCCCCTGCTTTTTTCCAAATCTGTTTCTGTTGAAGGATATCGTTTTGGGTCTGATCAAAGCTCAacttgtttgtttcttttatgGCATTTAATTTTTGTGCATCCTTTATCAAGTAATCATGTTGTTGTTTAAgcttttctttcctttttttcagtAACTCCATCCTCATCCTAAAAACTTTTTCAATCTCTACTAATTCATGTGTTTTATGAGTTTTAGTCACTCCAGAAGGACAGACTAAGTGATCGCATGACTTACAGAACAAACAGCAGACTTGTCCAGAATGGCCTTTACACAGAATGTCACTAAAGTCTAACTTTGGTCCGGAATCATCTCCATGAAGTCCTACTTCCTTGATTGTGATTATTTTGTGTTCTTTTGCCTTTTTAAACTTGGAATGaactttgtttttacatttatcacACATTAAGAGATTACAGTCTATACATTTCCACTGAATTTTTGTCTAAATTTCACATAATTCACAAGGTAGAGGAATTTGTGCTTTCTGAATTGACTTTGATAACGccatttttgattatttgtacaACACAAATAGAATCCTAATCTGGTATATTTCAATTGTGttatatttgtctatttgtatataaaagtcAAACAATAGAATTCATTCAATTCTTTAGTGCATGAAATTTCTGTGCTTTTGTACTAATGAATGAAGTAATATGCACCAACGAATTtgaaaagcaaaacaagtatATCTATCAATTTACAATTAAGAAGACCAATAA comes from the Mytilus trossulus isolate FHL-02 chromosome 3, PNRI_Mtr1.1.1.hap1, whole genome shotgun sequence genome and includes:
- the LOC134712905 gene encoding uncharacterized protein LOC134712905; translation: MCDKCKNKVHSKFKKAKEHKIITIKEVGLHGDDSGPKLDFSDILCKGHSGQVCCLFCKSCDHLVCPSGVTKTHKTHELVEIEKVFRMRMELLKKRKEKLKQQHDYLIKDAQKLNAIKETNKLSFDQTQNDILQQKQIWKKAGEQFAEELGGEINKRWRLKEDAIEAESSKVKKFEQYLTIKIQVIEDTTSIKDLKKFFEDTKSLEDVKEIPNINLNQSQLQRFESGQIVKSYFGSIQDKVHEDKLIRIKAIKEYITELPIVSQILQSSGKSFWIHSSNNPETIQKVTLQPDSSLKVLLEVKDYAFNIALTRNGDLLVSNQTSNLTILNENTKKLTISKYNFQSYKVDTIHINRENQLIVGAIKKLPIDYSVSGGGVVMVMDIDGNHQAKYELDKNNEPLLKDPTYITTTNNENIHIIDRYTKDFRGRVVILEKGIVVNIYSGHADINSKNHPFKPANIVATKNDNIIVSDMTNNTLHILDNCGHLLFYCNTMDAGVMGPSSMVVIEPGKLLIGCSTPLLSVNNAKIYEVEISKDI